From Streptomyces asiaticus, one genomic window encodes:
- a CDS encoding cellulase family glycosylhydrolase has translation MRRHSAQLTHHPAVLPWLGANFWSRTGGPLMWRDYDPTTVRAELRVLREHGLTMTRSFFYWPDFHPEPHRVDETLCERFRDFLDAHTETGMGTVPTFIVGHMSGENWDPAWRGGRDLYEDVWMVGRQAWFVSQMTRRFKDHPAVTGWLITNEMPGYGRVYQVDPPSAEVVTAWAQAMCNAVRAAGGTQPVSLGDGAWGIEVTGRDNGFSLRDTAEYVDFVGPHVYRSDTDRPRQHLRAAFECELASVTGQPVVLEEFGLSTDTVSDRNAAVYYRQTLHNSLLGGATGWIAWNNTDYDDLWDRSPYDHHPFEMHFGITDHTGAPKAPLLELAAFAEVLRAVDFAHCRRADAHAALVVPAFLERGYPYSRPADRPLIFTSLHQSYVATRAADLPVGFTREADGLPGDAALYLLPATRQLTTRTRRELERRAHAGATVYLSFCSGEHPGTRGPWFDDLDGLFGVELQLSYGVSEPIEDDVLEMTFTEDFGGLTAGTSLRFPVAGNEDSRAYLPVVPRDARVVAVDAHGRPALLVRDTGRGRTVLATYPLEHMAARTARANPEETHRLYAALADVAGVHRPVTVDSPHVGADLLVHDDGRRFVWLVSQSPEEVTVRPATEGTLHDLASGAATADVTLGPYGVRVLELT, from the coding sequence ATGCGACGCCACAGCGCCCAGCTCACCCACCACCCCGCCGTCCTGCCCTGGCTCGGCGCCAACTTCTGGTCCCGCACCGGCGGGCCCCTGATGTGGCGCGACTACGACCCGACGACGGTCCGCGCGGAACTGCGGGTGCTGCGCGAGCACGGCCTGACGATGACCCGGTCGTTCTTCTACTGGCCCGACTTCCACCCAGAGCCCCACCGCGTGGACGAGACGCTGTGCGAGCGCTTCCGCGACTTCCTCGACGCCCACACCGAGACGGGCATGGGCACGGTGCCCACCTTCATCGTCGGCCACATGTCGGGCGAGAACTGGGACCCCGCCTGGCGCGGTGGCCGCGACCTCTACGAGGACGTGTGGATGGTCGGCCGCCAGGCGTGGTTCGTGTCCCAGATGACCCGCCGCTTCAAGGACCACCCGGCGGTCACCGGCTGGCTCATCACCAATGAGATGCCCGGCTACGGCCGCGTCTACCAGGTGGATCCGCCCTCTGCCGAGGTGGTGACCGCCTGGGCGCAGGCCATGTGCAACGCGGTACGGGCGGCCGGCGGCACCCAGCCCGTCTCCCTCGGCGACGGCGCGTGGGGCATCGAGGTCACCGGCCGCGACAACGGCTTCTCGCTGCGCGACACCGCCGAGTACGTGGACTTCGTGGGCCCGCACGTCTACCGCTCGGACACCGACCGGCCCCGTCAGCACCTGCGCGCCGCCTTCGAGTGCGAACTGGCGTCGGTCACCGGACAGCCCGTCGTCCTGGAGGAGTTCGGGCTCTCCACGGACACCGTGTCCGACCGGAACGCGGCGGTCTACTACCGGCAGACCCTGCACAACTCGCTGCTCGGCGGCGCCACGGGCTGGATCGCCTGGAACAACACCGACTACGACGACCTGTGGGACCGCTCGCCGTACGACCACCACCCCTTCGAGATGCACTTCGGCATCACCGACCACACCGGCGCCCCCAAGGCCCCGCTGCTCGAACTCGCCGCGTTCGCCGAGGTGCTGAGGGCCGTGGACTTCGCACACTGCCGACGCGCCGACGCGCACGCGGCCCTGGTCGTGCCCGCCTTCCTGGAGCGCGGCTACCCCTACAGCAGGCCCGCCGACCGGCCGCTGATCTTCACATCGCTGCATCAGAGCTATGTGGCCACCCGCGCCGCGGACCTGCCGGTGGGCTTCACCCGGGAGGCCGACGGACTGCCCGGCGACGCGGCCCTGTATCTGCTCCCCGCCACCCGCCAGCTCACCACGCGCACCCGGCGTGAGCTCGAACGCCGCGCCCACGCGGGCGCCACCGTCTACCTCTCGTTCTGCTCCGGCGAGCACCCGGGGACCCGCGGCCCGTGGTTCGACGACCTGGACGGGCTGTTCGGCGTCGAACTACAGCTCTCCTACGGCGTGTCCGAGCCCATCGAGGACGACGTCCTGGAGATGACGTTCACCGAGGACTTCGGCGGGCTGACGGCCGGGACCTCGCTGCGCTTCCCCGTAGCGGGCAACGAGGACAGCCGGGCGTATCTGCCGGTGGTTCCGCGTGACGCCCGGGTGGTGGCCGTCGACGCCCACGGGCGGCCCGCCCTCCTGGTGCGCGACACCGGGCGCGGCCGCACCGTTCTGGCCACCTACCCCCTGGAGCACATGGCCGCCCGCACCGCCCGCGCCAACCCCGAGGAGACCCACCGGCTGTACGCGGCGCTCGCCGATGTGGCCGGGGTCCACCGCCCGGTGACGGTCGACAGCCCCCACGTCGGCGCGGACCTCCTCGTCCACGACGACGGGCG
- a CDS encoding LacI family DNA-binding transcriptional regulator, which translates to MSTTAAKPGRRPTIKQVAAAAGVSTAAVSQAFNDKGRLSEATRQRILDTATELGWSPSASAAALRSARTRTLALVVRRPTDVLGADPHFSELITGIEGELAPRGYGLLLHLVAGAQEENALYKRLAAEGRVDGAVLTDARADDPRPALLARLGLPAVLLGPPDRAAAVPRVGLGHQDAAVEEVVRHLLGLGHRRIAYVAGPADLKHTRLRGGVFETALRQAGLRPYAVLHTDFTEVSAVAATQALLDAADRATAIVYANDSMAMCGIGAAQRAGLRVPDDLSVVGYDNLPLGRWLHPRLTTVDQQVQRVGAAAARLLLARCGENVEEMALDDRPRLVVRESTGPAPG; encoded by the coding sequence GTGAGCACGACCGCCGCGAAACCGGGACGGCGCCCCACCATCAAACAGGTGGCGGCCGCCGCCGGGGTGTCCACCGCCGCCGTGTCCCAGGCGTTCAACGACAAGGGCCGGCTGTCGGAGGCCACCCGGCAGCGCATCCTGGACACCGCGACGGAGCTCGGCTGGTCGCCGAGCGCGTCCGCCGCCGCCCTGCGCAGCGCCCGCACCCGCACCCTCGCCCTCGTGGTCCGGCGCCCCACCGATGTGCTCGGCGCGGACCCGCACTTCAGCGAGCTGATCACCGGTATCGAGGGCGAACTGGCGCCCCGCGGCTACGGTCTGCTGCTGCACCTGGTGGCCGGGGCCCAGGAGGAGAACGCCCTCTACAAGCGGCTCGCGGCCGAGGGCCGCGTCGACGGCGCCGTCCTGACCGACGCCCGCGCCGACGACCCGCGCCCCGCCCTGCTGGCCCGCCTCGGCCTGCCCGCCGTGCTGCTCGGTCCCCCCGACCGCGCCGCCGCCGTGCCACGCGTCGGCCTCGGCCACCAGGACGCCGCCGTCGAGGAGGTCGTCCGCCACCTGCTCGGGCTCGGACACCGGCGGATCGCCTATGTGGCGGGCCCCGCCGACCTGAAGCACACCCGGCTGCGCGGCGGTGTCTTCGAAACCGCCCTCCGGCAGGCGGGTCTGCGGCCCTACGCGGTCCTGCACACCGATTTCACCGAAGTGTCCGCCGTCGCCGCCACCCAGGCCCTGCTGGACGCCGCCGACCGCGCCACCGCGATCGTCTACGCCAACGACTCGATGGCGATGTGCGGCATCGGCGCCGCCCAGCGCGCCGGGCTGCGCGTCCCCGACGATCTGTCGGTCGTCGGCTACGACAACCTGCCGCTCGGCCGCTGGCTGCACCCCCGGCTGACCACGGTCGACCAGCAGGTGCAGCGGGTCGGCGCGGCCGCCGCCCGGCTGCTCCTCGCGCGCTGCGGCGAGAACGTCGAGGAGATGGCGCTCGACGACCGGCCACGGCTGGTCGTCCGCGAGTCCACCGGACCCGCCCCCGGCTGA
- a CDS encoding carbohydrate ABC transporter permease — MKLGKRWLPAHILVWTYAVLLIVPLYYFLASAFKSNEEIFAHPFALPESLGFGNFRTAYDSADLGTAVVNSALVTVLALALTLLLALPAAFALARSTGRLASAMEKVFSLGFLIPTFAALFPTFLLAAATGLFHTRLFMVFFLPATAMPLSVVILVQFMRTIPREMEEAARMDGASTYTVLRHIYIPMCLPGIATVLLLNFLTFWNEYLYSLIIIGPDPEQRTVQVALPTLKAITGTDYGVLTAGTVLTLIPVWVVYTVLQKRMQQALINGAVKA, encoded by the coding sequence ATGAAACTCGGCAAGCGCTGGCTGCCCGCACACATCCTGGTGTGGACCTACGCGGTACTGCTGATCGTGCCGCTCTACTACTTCCTCGCCTCCGCGTTCAAGAGCAACGAGGAGATCTTCGCCCATCCCTTCGCACTGCCCGAGTCGCTCGGCTTCGGCAACTTCCGTACCGCCTACGACAGCGCCGACCTGGGCACGGCCGTCGTCAACTCCGCACTGGTGACGGTCCTCGCCCTGGCGCTGACCCTGCTGCTGGCGCTGCCCGCGGCGTTCGCGCTCGCCCGCTCCACGGGACGGCTGGCCTCGGCGATGGAGAAGGTCTTCTCGCTGGGCTTCCTGATCCCCACGTTCGCGGCGCTCTTCCCCACCTTCCTGCTCGCCGCCGCCACCGGGCTGTTCCACACCCGGCTGTTCATGGTCTTCTTCCTGCCCGCGACGGCGATGCCGCTGTCGGTGGTGATCCTGGTGCAGTTCATGCGGACCATCCCCAGGGAGATGGAGGAGGCCGCCCGGATGGACGGGGCGTCCACGTACACGGTGCTGCGCCACATCTACATACCGATGTGCCTGCCCGGCATCGCCACCGTGCTCCTGCTGAACTTCCTCACCTTCTGGAACGAGTACCTGTACTCGCTGATCATCATCGGCCCCGACCCCGAGCAGCGCACCGTCCAGGTGGCCCTGCCCACCCTGAAGGCCATCACCGGCACCGACTACGGGGTCCTCACCGCCGGTACCGTCCTGACCCTGATCCCCGTATGGGTCGTCTACACGGTGCTCCAGAAGCGCATGCAGCAGGCGCTCATCAACGGGGCGGTCAAGGCGTGA
- a CDS encoding carbohydrate ABC transporter permease, which translates to MTTLTSPPGGAAIRHPAPPATTGRTGTPRQGGTILAVPALVWYAVFMIGPVIAIFVIAALHWPGMLQPVSFAGLGNVRTVLDDPVFWDAVRNTAVQLAVALPIMIVCAYMLGYYVAQKPPGHRVIRYLLFIPGLISTPAKAMVFYAALSPDGLANGALQSVGLGSLTDAWLASPSTALACLIALDVWSGIGFTAVLFAARLDSVPDDLGEAAQLDGAGHWRTMWRIHFPVIRDYVGVVTMLQFLWTLFGSAQHVLLLTQGGPGSSSTTLSFLVYQKAFIAADLGYSQTVGVILFLAGLVGLLAIRRAFRQNY; encoded by the coding sequence ATGACGACGCTGACGTCGCCCCCGGGCGGGGCCGCGATCCGCCACCCCGCGCCGCCCGCCACCACAGGCCGTACCGGCACACCCAGGCAGGGCGGCACGATCCTGGCCGTCCCGGCGCTGGTCTGGTACGCGGTCTTCATGATCGGCCCGGTGATCGCCATCTTCGTGATCGCCGCCCTGCACTGGCCGGGCATGCTCCAGCCGGTGTCGTTCGCCGGGCTCGGCAACGTCCGCACGGTCCTGGACGACCCCGTCTTCTGGGACGCGGTGCGCAACACCGCCGTCCAACTGGCGGTGGCACTGCCGATCATGATCGTGTGCGCCTACATGCTGGGCTACTACGTGGCGCAGAAGCCGCCCGGACACCGGGTGATCCGCTATCTGCTGTTCATCCCCGGCCTGATCTCCACCCCCGCCAAGGCCATGGTGTTCTACGCGGCGCTGTCCCCGGACGGACTGGCCAACGGCGCGCTCCAGTCGGTGGGGCTCGGTTCGCTCACCGACGCCTGGCTCGCCTCGCCGTCCACGGCCCTGGCCTGTCTGATCGCCCTGGACGTGTGGAGCGGGATCGGCTTCACCGCCGTCCTGTTCGCCGCCCGGCTCGACAGCGTCCCCGACGACCTCGGCGAGGCGGCCCAGCTGGACGGGGCCGGGCACTGGCGGACCATGTGGCGCATCCACTTCCCCGTGATCCGCGACTATGTCGGCGTCGTCACCATGCTCCAGTTCCTGTGGACCCTCTTCGGCTCCGCGCAGCATGTGCTGCTGCTCACCCAGGGCGGTCCCGGCAGCTCGTCCACGACGCTGTCGTTCCTCGTCTACCAGAAGGCGTTCATCGCCGCCGACCTCGGCTACAGCCAGACCGTCGGCGTCATCCTCTTCCTGGCCGGGCTCGTCGGGCTGCTCGCCATCCGCCGCGCGTTCCGCCAGAACTACTGA